The Streptomyces sp. R28 region AGCGCGTCCATCACCGCCGCCGCCGAGAGGTAGCTGTCGAGCCACCCCTCCGCCGACTCCGGCCCCCACGCGGGGGTCAGGCCGAGCACGGTGGTGCCCGGGCCTGCCGCGGCCCGGGCACCTCGTACGATCTCCTCGGTCATCTCCTGCGTGGTGTTGCAGTTGGTGACGACGATCCGCACGTCCGTCAGACCTCCTGCGTCTTCAGCTCGGCATCGGTCTCGGTGGCGGTGGCGGACTCGGCGCGCTCATCGCGGCACAGCACCAGGTACAGCCCGGCTCCCATCGCCGTCCCGATGAACCACGAGTACGGCGCCACATCGCTGAACGTCTTCACCAGCGCCAGCACCGCCGCGATGCCCGCCGCCGGCAGGAACGCCCACAGCGCCTTGGGGTTGACGCCGTTGCGGTAGTAGTAGCGCGAGCCGGGCTCGGCGGAGAACAGCTCGTTCACGCCCACGCGACCGCGCTTGACCAGGTAGTAGTCGACCATGATCACGCCGAACAGCGGGCCGAGGAAGGCGCCGAGGCCGCCCAGGAAGTAGTTCACGACCGTCGGGTTCGAGAAGAGGTTCCAAGGGGTCACGACTAGCGCCGCGACCGTGCTGATCATGCCGCCGACCTTGAAGGTGATCTTCTGCGGCCAGACGTTGGCCAGGTCGTACGCCGGTGAGACGAAGTTGGCGACGATGTTGACGCCCATGGTGGCGATGGCGAACGTCAGGGCGGCCAGGACCAGGATCCAGGTGTTGCCGACCTTGGCCACGAGCTCCGCCGGATCCGTGATGGCCTCGCCGAACACCTCCAGCGAACCGGCCGTGACGATCACCGAGACGACCACGAACGCCGTCGAGTTGATGGGCAGGCCCCAGAAGTTGCCGCGCTTGACGGTCGGGTAGTCCGGCGCGAAGCGCGAGAAGTCGCAGAAGTTGAGCATCAGCGTGCCGTACGTGGCGAGGATCAGGCCGATCGCGCCGAACCACTGCCGCCACTGCTCGCCGACGGAGACCGGGTGCGGGGTGCTCGTGAGCGAGATCGTCCAGCCGGCCTTGGCGAAGATCCAGACGGCCAGCGCGATCATCACCACCCAGATCGCCGGACCACAGAAGTCCTGGAACTTCCGCACCGACTCCATGCCCTGGCTGATGATCAACGCCTGGATGAGCCAGAGGGAGAGGAAGGAGACCCAGCCGAGCGCGTGCAGGCCCAGGAAGGAGCTGTGCGTCCAGGACTCCAGGCCGGGCCAGGCGGCCAGCAGCATCACGTTGACGGCGACGGACGCGAGGTAGGTCTGGATGCCGTACCACATGATGGCGATCACGGCCCTGATCAGCGCCGGGATGTTGGCGCCCCAGACACCGAAGCTGATGCGGCTGACGACGGGGAACGGGACGCCGTGGCGCTGGCCGATCTTCCCCATCCAGTTCATGCCGATGTAGATGAGCACGAAGCCGACGAGCAGGGAGGTGAAGACCTGCCACACGTTCATGCCGAGGACCAGCAGGCCGGCCGCGAACGTGTAGTTGCCGAGGTTGTGGACGTCGGACATCCACAGGGCGAAGAGGTCGAAGACCTTCCAGTTGCGCTTGCCGGCGGGCGCGAGGTCTTCGTTGGTGAGCCTGGGATCGGGGACGAACGCTGGTGTGCCGGTGACTTCGGCACGGTCGGCGAGGGACACGGGGCCTCCAGGAGCCAGGGGACGGAGGACTGCTTGTGGAGGGGGGTTGCTTGGGGGACTGCTTGGGACTGCCTGCGGGGGGGGCGTTTGGTATACCAAACTGCGCACATAGTCCTCCCGTCAACAGTTCTGACCGATGTCGCTCTTGTTAACGCTCCGTAAAACACACCCCGAGTCGGCCAAAATGGCCCCATGAGCTCCACGACGAAGATCGAACCCATCGGCGCGGTACGGGAACGCGTCCTGGCGACCCTGCGGCAGGACATCATCGTGGGCCGCCTCCGGCCCGGCGACCGTCTCGTCGAGCGGGAGCTGGCCGAGCGCCTCGGGGTGTCGCGGGTGCCGGTCCGCGAGGCGATCCGGGCCCTGGTCACCGAGGGCTTCGTCCACTTCGAGTCGGCACGCCGTACGGTCGTGCGCCGGCTGACCCCGGCCGACGTCAAGGAGCTCTTCGAGCTGCGCGAGGCCTTGGAGGTGTACGCGGCGGGACTGGCCGCG contains the following coding sequences:
- a CDS encoding NCS1 family nucleobase:cation symporter-1 is translated as MSLADRAEVTGTPAFVPDPRLTNEDLAPAGKRNWKVFDLFALWMSDVHNLGNYTFAAGLLVLGMNVWQVFTSLLVGFVLIYIGMNWMGKIGQRHGVPFPVVSRISFGVWGANIPALIRAVIAIMWYGIQTYLASVAVNVMLLAAWPGLESWTHSSFLGLHALGWVSFLSLWLIQALIISQGMESVRKFQDFCGPAIWVVMIALAVWIFAKAGWTISLTSTPHPVSVGEQWRQWFGAIGLILATYGTLMLNFCDFSRFAPDYPTVKRGNFWGLPINSTAFVVVSVIVTAGSLEVFGEAITDPAELVAKVGNTWILVLAALTFAIATMGVNIVANFVSPAYDLANVWPQKITFKVGGMISTVAALVVTPWNLFSNPTVVNYFLGGLGAFLGPLFGVIMVDYYLVKRGRVGVNELFSAEPGSRYYYRNGVNPKALWAFLPAAGIAAVLALVKTFSDVAPYSWFIGTAMGAGLYLVLCRDERAESATATETDAELKTQEV